The genomic interval CCAGACACCCCGGGCCCCTTCTGCCGGCCCGGGGTGTCTGCCCGGCATTCACACACCCGTGAATTGCCCACGGCCCGGCGACGACCTAGGCTCCCGGTCTTCACCGCCTACCAAGGAAAAGCCGTGAGCCTCCTCCCCCGAGCCTTCGTCGCGGTAGCGCTCGCTCTTTGTGCCACCGCGCCCGCGCTGGCCTCCGAGCCCCCTCCAGAGTTCGGCACCGATTGGGACGACCCGCGCACCGCGCTCCCCGTCGTGGAGCGGCCTGGGAGTGCCTCGTGCACGGTGAAGATTGTCGACGAGAAGTTCGACGACTTCACGCCCTACACCAGCACCTTCACGCCGCCCGCGGACTGTCCGGGCCCCTGGAACAAGGTCGTGCTGCGCATGGAGGGCAAGGTCCGGGGCGTCCAGTATGACCGGCTGGGCCACATGGAGGTGGGCGGCGTCACGCTCTTCAAGACGTCCACGCCGGAGCCCTCGCGCGATGGCATCACCTGGTCCGTGGAGAAGGATGTCACGGCGTATTCGCCGGTGCTGAGCCAGACGCAGCCGGTCTGGATGTTGATTGGCAATGTGGTCAATGACACGTACACGGGGGTGCTGGACGTCCAGGTGTACCTAACGTTCTACCCGGCGCAGGGCCGCTGGATTCCGCCCGCGTCCACGCCGAGCGACGTGTTGCCCCTGACGAATCCGCGCCGCGAGGGCAGCGCGCTGGTGGGCGAGGTGACGGTGCCGGCGAACACCTCGCGGCTCGTCGCCGAGGTCTATGCCACGGGCTCCGGCGGAGGGTGCGAGGAGTTCTGGTACCTCACCGCTCCGGCCTCCGTGCCCTACTCCTGCCCCGCGGATGCAGGTCCGTACCGCGAGGTGCAGATTGAAGTGGATGGCAAGGTGGCCGGCATCGCCATGCCCTTCCCGCATGTCTATACGGGCGGCTGGGCCAATCCCTTTCTCTGGTATGTGCTTCCGGCGCCGCGTGCGTTCGACGTGCGGCCCATCCGCTATGAGCTCACCCCGTTCGTGGGTCTGCTCACCGACGGCAAGCCCCACCAGGTCCGGGTGCGCGTGCTGGGCGTGCCCGAGGGACGTCCTGGCTGGGACCTGCCCACCAACATCCTCGCCTGGAGGGACGCCCGCTCGGCGCGCGTCACGGGCGGGCTGATTCAACACCAGCTCGGGACGTTGACCAACGACTCGGCCTACTCCCTTGTGGAGGGATGGCACCAGGTGGACACACAGGGCGCGCACCAGCTTCGCGTGACGGGTTACGTGAAGACCTCGCGCGGCTGGGAGCTCACGAGCGTGGAGCAGAAGGTGTCCAACTCGAGCATGCACCGCTGGCTGGGTGACATGGAGAACCCGGACGAGCTCGTCGCGACCTGGAAGGACACCAGCACCATCAGCGTCGCCGGGCGCGGCGTGTTCCCGGAGGTGAGCCACTCCGACAAGCGCTTCGTGCTCGACGGCCGCATCGACGTGTCCGACGCGAACCGGCTCACGACGACGCTCACCATGAACGACGCGGAGGAGGCGCTCTCCTTCCAGGGGCTCCACACGCTGGCGCACCACGAGATGAGCGACCTCTACACGGGTGAGGCGGGCTACAACCTGGGGGTGCCCCGGCCTCAGCGCAACGCGGTGGGCACGTCCACCCACCGCTATCGCCTGACCGGACATCCCGCGGGCTGCTACGACCGGAGCATCTCCACCCGGAACGGCTTCGTCACCGAGGACGTCCAGCACTGCGGCACGGCGGCGGTGTCACCCGAGCCGCGCTGAATCCCTCCTCGCCAGCCTTGGCGGCTGACGCCCCGCGGAGGTGGTGAGCAGGGACCTGATACCCACCAGGCCCTGCTCACCGTCATCGGCCCTCAGGGCCGCTGCTGCGCGAGCATCCAGGTGAAGACCTTCGGGTCACTGTAGAAAGCGTTCCAGATTTCGTGGCCGCCGCTCGGCAGGTAGGTGAAGAGCATCGGCTTGGGGGGAGGCAGCCCGTTCGCGTCGGTGGCCACCTGACCGTCGACCCATTGCCATCTCCCAAGGTCCGGACGGAAGTGCGCGGTCTGCACGCGGGACGGGTTGTTGCTGTACGTATCCATGACGCCACCCGTGCCTCCCATGGCCTGCCCCAGCTTGTCGAACCAGCCAATGGTCGCCGAGGGCTTCGCGGGGATGTCATCCGCCGCGTGCACGGCCCAGAGGTGGAGGTTCTCCCGGACCATGACCTGAGCGGCGGGCAGGTTCGAGTTGTACCCCCCGTTGCAGACGGAGACTGCCGCCGCGAGCTTCTCCGGGAAGAGCGTCGCATAGTTGAACGTCCCCGAGCCCCCCATACTGAGTCCCGTCAAATACACACGCTTGGGGTTGACCTTGAGCGTCGCCAGGATGTGCATGATGAACGGGTCCAGGTTGTGGACCGCTTCGTACTCACTCCAGCCGCCGCTCGTCTGCGGCGACACGAGGACGAACGGATAGTCCTTTCCGTCTTGGTCGATGAATCGCTGCGGCCCATGGTTCCGGACTTTATGGAGGTCTCCGCTCAAGCCGCTCCCGCCCTCGCCCCCTCCATGCAGGAAGAAGACAACGGGCCAGTTCGACCCCGCCTCGTAGCCCGGCGGCAGGTACAGCACGTACCCATACTGCCCCGGCGTCGTCGACACCTTGTAGATTTCCTGGGTGGTGCCACGACCTCCGGCGGCGCTTTGCACCGTCACCTTCGTGCGCGAGGAAGCCGTGGCGCCATCATCATCCGTCACGGTCAGCTCGAACTCGTAGAGCCCCACCACCAGGCCCGAGGCCGTGGCGGACAGCGTCGTCGCGCCCGTCAGCGTCGCGGTGTTGGGTCCGGAGACCTGGGTCCACTGCCGTGAGACCAGGGTGCCGTCACTGTCCACCGCCGCGCCCGCGAGCACGGCGGACGTGGTGGGCAGCAACACCGTCTGGTCCGCCCCCGCTGACACCGTGGGCGGAACGTTGGGCGCGTTGCCCACCGGCGAGCCGTAGATGACAATCTCGTTGGAGGCGCCCTTCATGTCGCGCGCGAAGTGGATGTAGCGCGTGCGCTTGCCAATCGTCTTGAAGTTCCACTTCTCCCACAGGTTCGTCGACACCTCCTCGACGGAGGTCCAGGCGCCGGGAGCTCCCACGCCGATGAAGACCTTGCCGGTCTCGAAGGTGTCGAAGACTCCCACCTCCGTCACGTCGTAGAGCTGTCCCAGGTCGATGACGAAACCCATGGGGTACTGGCTCTCGTTGTACGCGACATTCCCCCAGGTCGTCGCGGGCTTGAACGTCAACGGGCCCTTCGGGTCGCCAACGAGCGACTGCTCATCGAAGAGGTTCTGGTACGCGCCCAGCGTCGGGCGGACGCCGTCCGGCTGGACCATGGCCGGGGTGATGATGATTCGCTGCGCCAGGAGCGGGGCGGCCACGGAGCTGACCTCGGACTCCTGCCCCACCTCGACAGGGCCTTCACAGCCGCTCGCCACCAGCACCAGCGCGGCAGCCCCCCATCTCAAACTCTCACGAACTTGAAATCGCGACACAAATCCTCCTCGGCCACGGATGAAGGCCAGGTGATACATCATCAAGGTCGCGCAAATCCAGATTCACTTGCTTTTACAGTGTAGAAACCTTGGTTACCTGGTTACAGTCGTATCTTTCGTGTAGAGCGGGCGAGCAGGGCCCGGACGACCAAGGCCCTGCTCCCCTTGAGCATCACGGCCGCTGCTGCGCGAGCATCCAGGCGAAGACCTTCGGGTCCTTGTAGACGGAGCCCCAGATGTAGTGGTCGCCGGAATCAAAGAGCGTGAACATCATCGGCTTCGCGGGTGGCAGCCCATTCGTATCGGTCGCCGTCTGCCCATCAATCCATTGCCACTTGCCGAGCGCGGGTCTGAAGAAGGCGGTCTGCGGTTTCGCTGGGGACGTATACGTGTCCAGGACACTCCCCGTGCCTCCCATGGCCTGCCCCAGGAGGTCGAACCAGTTGGCCGTCGCCCTGTATCCGATGGTGCTGTCATTGCGCGCATGCGAAGCCCAGAGCGGCAGTTCGCCATCGACCATGGCTTGAGCCATGGGAGCGCTCGAGCCCCACCCTCCCGTGCAGATGGGGATGGCGGCCGCGAGCTTTCGAGGGAAGAGGCCCGCATAGTTGAACGTCCCCGCGCCACCCATGCTCAGCCCCGTCAGGTACACACGCTTGGGGTTGACCTTGAGCGTCGGCAGCATCCGGTCGATGAACCAGTTCAGCTCATGGCCCGCTTCGTACTCGCTCCAGAAACCCGTGGTCTGCGGCGCGACGATGACGAACGGATAGTCCTTCCCCTCGTTGACGATGTAGTTCGGCAACGCTTGCTCGGAGAGCTTCTGGAGCTCGTTGTCGCCATTCCCCTGCTGACCTTGCCCGTGAAGAAAGAAGACGATGGGCCAGTTCGAACCCTCGTCGTAACCCGGGGGGAGGTAGAGGAAATGTCCATACACGCTCTGCGTCGCCGTCTTCTCGCGCCACTGGACGCGGCCCCGGGTGGCGGGTGAAGGCTCCACCTTCACCTTCGTCCGCGACGCCACCGTGACGCCATCATCGTCCGTCACTTGCAGTTCGAACTCGTAGAGCCCCTCCACCAGCCCGGAGGCCGTGGCGGACAACGTCGTGCCCCCCGTCAGCGTCGAACCCGGAGGCCCGTTGAGATTGACCCACTTCAGCGAGACCACCTGCCCATCGCTGTCGCTGGCCGTTCCCGTCAGCTGCGCGGACGACACAGGCAACACCACCGTCTGGTCCGCCCCCGCCGACACGGTGGGGGGCGCATTCGCCGGAGTCCCATCCGACGGAGTCCCGTAGACGACCAGCTCATTCGACGCGCCATCGATGTTCCGCGCGAAGTGGAGGTAGCGCGTGCGTAGCTTCACGTCCACCAACGGCCACTGCTCCCACTTGTTGGTGAGCAGCGCGGGGAGGCTCGTCCACGCGCCAGGCGCACCCACGCTGAAGTACACGTAACCCTTCCTGGGCGGGTTGTCGTAGGTGTCGAACACCCCGACCTGCGTCACGTCGTAGAGCTGCCCCAGGTCGATGACGAAGCCCATGGGGTATTGGTTCTCGTTGTACGCGACGTTCCCCCAGGTGGTCGCGGGCCTGTAGGTCCACGGGCCTCGAGGGTCGCCAATCAGCGTCTGCTCATCATAGAGATTCTGATACGCGCCCAGCGTTGGCCGGACGCCGTCCGGCTGGACCATGGCCGGGGTGATGATGATTCGCTGCGCCACCAGCGGCGACACCACCGAATCGTAGACCTGCGCCTCCTCCGCGCTCGGCGGAGCGTCACAACCACTCACCACCAACGCCAATGCAGCGGCACTCCATCTCAAACCTTCACGAACCGGGGGTCGCGTCACAGAGCCTCCTCATCCAACGGCGGGACGCCCGTGATATAGCAACGACTCCACTCAAATCCAGATTAACAAGCATATCACGAATCAGAACGAACCCCGCGCGAAGGTGGCCTATTCGCCTACCCTGTTACAGTAGACCTTCATCTTCAAATCTGGGATTCGCCCCGCGCGGCAGGGCCGAGGCCGGGCGTCAGCGGACACGCCAGGCCTCGGCGGCCGGCTCAGGGCCGCAGCGTCAGCGTGTAGTTCGTGTAGCTCGCTGTATCGAGCTGCCTGTAGCCCAGGTTGCGCGAAGGGTTGAAGCAGGAGTTGTCACACAGGTTGAACGCGGCGTACGGGGTGCAGGTGTAGTAGGGACCGGACCAGGTCCGGCCACCCCCCTCCGCGTAGTAGTACGAGTACCGGTTGGGGATGGCGGAGCCGTAGACAATCTTGCACTGCCCCGGCGTCAGGCTCCACCAGCCCCGCTTCGCCCAGACGCTCCCATCCGATGAGGCACAACTCGGCTGGTACCACGAATAGGCGGTGTAGATGGTGGCGCTGGTGCCATTGCAGAACTGCACCCAGGCATGGGCTGGCATCGCGAAGCCGAGCCCGGCCACGGCCCCCACGGCCATCATGAGCTTTCTCGTTGTCATGTGATGTTCCTCGCTCGTTCCAGATGGCTACTTGAGGATGCGTTGCACGGCGCCAGGGGTTGCGGGCGACACAGCGGGTTCAGCCTGCTGCTCCCCCGGCGTCACGATGAGCTCCATCGTCGTGGAGGGGTCGATGACGTACTTCACGGGGACCGCCGTCACCACGGCCGACGTCCGCGTCGCGGACAGCTCCGCCTCGGAGGGCATCGCCTCCTCGAGCGAGGCTTCGTGCGTGGAAGGAGGCGGCTCGGACGCGGGCTCTGGAGAATTCTCACCACAGCCCACGGCCATGGCCACCAGCCCAAGGACCGTGACACTCACAAGTGACCTCATTGCTGTACCTCTCTTTCAGAACTGCCCAGCGGCGGACCACCCACCGCATGACAATCAATACGCCTGACGCCGATGTATTTGTTTCAACCCAAGTATCAACCCACCCCGATTGCCGGGGTTTGTTTTTAAAGAAGACATCTCATCCGTCTGATTCACGACAGTCTCCGAACCATGTCGTGGACACACAAAACCCCAACAGGAATGCGGGTTTGACTGGCGGGCAACGCCTGGCGGGCAACCCTGACGCCCGCAGGGACGCCCGCGAGGTCCAGGTGAGAGGTGAGGAATGAGCCATCCCTCCTGAAACAACATCCTTCAGGGTGATGGAGACTCAGTGACAAACAAGCTGAGACTGCCCACTCCGCATCAAGCGGGATGTCTCACAGGAGTGGTTGTCCATGATTCGCACAAGGTTCACAGGGTTCTTGAGGTGGCTGACCGCCGGCGGCCTGTCGCTGACCGTGGCATGTAATGCCCCCGTCGAAAGCGAAGGGGAGCCGCTGGAGCTTTCGCAGGAGTCGACGTTGGTGCCGGGAGTTCCGTGCGCCGACGGGACCATGGAGCAGATCTTCTCCGGCGGAATGGCGGGGTGTGCGGGGGCCGTCACCTGGAACAACCGCGCCTCCCTCTGCGCCGCGGGGTTCCGGCCCGCGACGGCGCGCGAGTGGGACACCTTGTTCAACGGACTGGCGCCCGCGCACAACTACTGGACGAACGATGACCTGCGCTACGCCGGCGCCTCGGGGACGTGCAGCGTCTCCTACGTGTCCGGGACGGCATGTCCCGCGGGCCAGCCCATGCGGGTGTGTACGGCCTCGGGCAGTGACGCCGAGGGCAATCAGTGCAATTGGACCGGCTGCGGCCTGCTCTCGAACACCCCCAACCGCTTCTTTGGCGGGTGCGCGGGGAACAACACGGCGGGGACCCTCTGCGTGCCCCGGGGCTGCGCGGACGGAACCGTCGAGCAGACCTTCTCCCGAGGCCTGGTGGGTTGTGCGGGCAGCATGACCTGGGCGAAACGCGCCGCGCTGTGTGCGCCGGGTTATCGCCTGGCCACCGCCGCCGAGTGGGTCGCATTGAGGGGCGCGACGGCGCCCACGCACCACTACTGGACCAACGACGACCTCAAGTACACCGGCACGTCGTCAGCATGCTCGGTGAGCGTCAGCAGCGGCACGGCCTGCCCCGCCGGCAGCCCCATGCGCGTCTGCAGGGCCGCGGGGACGGACCCCGAGGGCAACACCTGCAACTGGGGCAACTGCGGCTACAACGCGGTGCCGCCCCCCAACGCATACTTCGGCGGCTGCGCGGGAAACCCCACGGCGGGAGCCCTCTGCCTGCCGACCTCGGGCTGCGCGGATGGCACCGTCGAGCAGGTCTTCTCCAGCAACCTCGTGGGCTGCGGGGGCGCGGTGACCTGGCCCAGTCGAGACACCCTGTGCGCGCCGGGCTGGTCCGCCAGCGCGGCGACCACCTGGACCAGCCAGCATGGGTCGGCGGCTCCGCTGTTCAACTACTGGACCCGTGACAACCTGCGCTACCTCGGCTCGGGCTCGAACAGCTGCGCCGCCTCGCCCACCTCGGGCACCGCCTGTACGACGAACCAGCCCATGCGCCTGTGCACCCCCGGCGGGACGGACACGTTCGGCAACCAATGCAACTGGACCCACTGCGGCTATCTGACCAACACGCCGGACCACTTCTTCGGCGGCTGCAATGGCAATCAGTTCGCCGGGACGCTGTGCGGGCTGTAGCCGCCCCGACGACTCGACTCCGGCACGGAAGCGGCGCTGACTCCGCCGCTCCGTCCCCCGCCCTCTCAGGCGGCCTCGTCCGACTTGGACTGATACTCCTGCATCGTCCGGTGGCGGCCCAGGTAGTGGCCGAAGGCGCCCACCAGCGCGTCCCCATCCTCGAGCTTGCTCAGACAGATGGAGCGCTTGCCCTTGAACATCCCCTCGCCCTCCAACTGGAGGTCCAGGTACTTCTTGAACAGGCGCTCCGCCGTGGTGGCCGCCTTCACCTGCTCGAAGCGCACCGGCTCCTCCCACTGCGCGCAGTTCACCCCGGCGAAGTCCAGCCGCACTTCGTGGCCCTCCTCCTTGGCCGCGAACTCCATCGGCGGGAAGTGCTTCTCCACGTGCTGCTGCTCCGCGTCGTTGGCCGGCCGGTAGCGGTAGGCCAGCGCCAGGTCATGGGCCTCGGAGAAGCGCGACTCGTAGGCGCCCCACAGCCGGGCCTCGATGGCGTCCGCCTCCAGGATGGCCTGTGCCCAGGAGGAGCTCACGGGCTCCAGCAGCGCCTGGACCATGTCGTCCGGCCCCAGCTTCACGCCCACGTTCTCCAGGCGCGCGGCCAGCGGCGGGTGGGAGTCGAACGGGTGCGGCGTCACCGCGCCCTGCAGGTCGTCCTGCACCGCGCCGGACTGCGCATACGCGGCGAAGCCGTGTGCGACGCGCCGGGCGATGGCCACCGACTCCTGCTGCTCGTTGCGGCCAAACAGGTCCGCCTCCACGCGCTCGCGGAAGTTCGCGTACGCCCCCACCTTCACGAGCGAGCGCGCCAGCTCCTCTCCCGAGGTGACCTCCGCCGCGAGCCGGTCCGCGGCGAGCTCGCTCGCGCGCCGGCTCTTGCCCAGCGACAGTTCGAAGAGCCCGCGGTAGGCCACCATGAAGTAGAACACGGGCCGCGTCATCCCGCCCTCGTAGAGCGCGCCCAGGTAGTCGCTGAAGTGCGCGAGCATCGGCGCCAGCCGCTTGCCGTGGCCCGTATCCCCGCCCAGCAGGTGACCCATCTCGTGCGCGAGCACCGCCTCCGCCTCGCCCTTCTCCAACAGCCGCAGCAGGGAGACACTCACGAACAGCGTCCGTCCGGAGAGCGTCCTGCCTCCAGCGGTGATGTCGCTCTCGGTGACGAAGAAGTTGGCGTCGATTCCCACCAGGATGTGGTCCGGGGGCGGAGTCTCCAGTTGCGCGCACAGGCGGCGAACCGTCGCCCAGAGCTCCGGCGCCGCGGACTCCTCGAGCACCTCCGCCTCCACCGCGAAGTCCATGGACGGACGCTTGAAGATGGCAATCACCACCACGCCCACCGCGATGGCCGCCGCCACGCCCACCAGGATGATGAGCTTGGGCGAGTAACGCTGGAACCAGAGCGCGGTGACCCAGAAGGACAACCACGCCGCGAGGCCCCCCTGCCCCGCCACCTGGAAGGCGCTGGCGACACGAAGCAGGTTCCAGCCCACCACGAAGCTGCCGTACTGGAAGCCGCGCGAGACGAACGCCGCCACGCCGCACAGGAGCGCAATCAACGCGGAGACCACGCCCAGCACCACCAGCCCCAGTGACAGCCGGTACATCCACGAGAACTGCGTCACGTCCGAGCACGCCTCGCCCAGGTTCTCGCGGAAGTTCGCCAGCGCCTCGTTCTCGCTGAGGCACGCCTTCGAGGCCGACACGGTATTGAAGAAGGCCAGCGCATCCTCCCGCTCGTCCGGGCTGAGCCGTTTGTCCTTGAGGACCTCCGGAATGATGGCCTCGCGGACGCGAGCATCGAAGCGGTGCTGTGCGTGCCCGGCGAACCACAGGCCGAAGACAGGAAGAGCGAAGAGCCAGAGCGCGGGCAACACGTAGCCGCGCAACACACCAGGAGTTTTTGAGGTCGAGCGCATGGAAGTCAGTGACTCCCAGCGTTATCTCACGGACGGATCCATTTCCACCATCCGTCGCCCGCGACTCGGCAATTCCTGTTATCGCCGAGAACTCCGCGATAGGGATTGGACGCGGTCCGGGTCACCGATTCCGGGCAGGGCCGCCCCCGTCACCCCGTGAAGACTCGAGGCAGCGAGGTCGACGACTGGCTCCTGTCCCGCTTCAGGGGGAGATTCTTGAAATTGACGAGGATGAGAGTGTTGACGCCCTCGAACTCCTTCGGCACGGTCGCCATCAACTCGTCCTTGGTGATGTTCTTGTTGACGGTGACCACGACGACGGGCTGGGCGTTCTTGTCCTCGCCCAGCCCCACGCGCTCGATGCCAGCCTTTGCGGCCAGTTGCTTCACGGCCGTCGCCACCGCGGACTCGAGCTTGTCGCGCAGCTTGACGTCCCCCATGGAGGACAGGTCCAGCGCCTTCACGAAGGTCCCCACCTTCTTGCCCGTGGCGAGAAGGCCGTGGGTGTTGAGCGGGGCTCCGGGGCGGGGAGACGGATTGACGGACGGCTTCTGGGAGGCGACGGACGGCTGCGACGACACCGCCTGCTGCGGAGCCACGGACTGGGCGGCCTGGGTGGACTGCGTCGCCTGGGCCTGCTCCACGCCTCGCGACTTGGAGCCGAAGATGCTCCGCGAGGGGTTCGACTGGGCCGAGGTCTGGATCTCCGCCGTCAGCCGCTGAGAGCTCGCCTCTTCCCGCGCGCTGTGCTCGGCGCGCCCGCGCTGCTGCTCGTTTCCGACGCCCGCGTTGCTCCGGTTGCGGAATTGCTCCAGTTGCTGCCAGGCATTCTCGCGCTGGCTGTCCGGCTTGTCGCCGTTGTGGCCCAGCGAGGCCGCCTCCTCGTGCAGCTTCTCGAGCTCGAGCTCATCCTCGACCTCATCGACGCGCTGTGGGGCCCCCGGGACGCCTTGATTGCGCGACGCACGCCGCTGGGGCGTGGGGCGCTGGGGGGCCCGTGTCGGGTTCGGCGGGCGGAATCCTGGGGGATGGGATACCTTGCTCATGGGCGCTCTTTCCTGGCGGACTCCATGGTAACCAACGAAAGCGGAACCGAGTACGAATATGGCAGCTGCCCCTGCGCCGGGGCATACGCAAGCCGCTTCATCGAAGTCGAGATGGAGGTTTCCGGACGCAATGTGGTCGTCTCTGCAATCCCACAAGGAGAATGCCCACAGTGTAGTTCCCAGGTCTACAAGCTCCAAGTCATCGAGCGCCTCGAGACGCTGATGCGGCCCGACAAGCCCAACGAGCGCCCCTGAGCCACTGTCGCTTAACTGACAGTTCGGGCTCCGCTCCCGGGGTCAATCGCGGATTTCGTGGAAACTTCGTAGCCTCCAGACAGATCACCCTGGTGACGCGGAGTGCAGTCCGCCTCGCAGTCCTCCTGTCTGGAGCCTTCGATGATTGTCGGCAACAAGCCCCCTCCGAGCATCAACAACTACAAGCACGTCGAGACGCCAGAGCTGGCGGAACAGCGCAAGGCGCTGGACGACGAGCTCAACGCCAAGCTCACGGACACGGCCAACAACGCAGGGGCCCAGAAGTACGAGCAGCTCCAGGCGAAGCGCTACACGGACGGGCCCGCGAGTCCCGCCACGCTCGCGTTCAGCGTGAAGCAGACGCTGGACGAGGTGAAGTCCGGCAAGAAGCCCTCTGAACAGGACATCAAGGCCCTCACGGTCGCCCATCAGGCGCTGACCGACCTGGCCAGCCAGCCCGCGCCCACGAACCTGACCCAGGCGCAGGCCACGGCCGAGAAGACGAAGACCATCCTGGAGCATGCCAAGGCCAGCCTCTCCGACCCCAAGGGCGCCGCAAAGGGCAAGGCGACCTCCAGCAACGCCCCCAATCCCGGGGCGCGCCTGGACCATACGCTGAAGACCGTCAATCACACGCTCGGCCGGCTCGAGGAGCAGAAGACGGACCCCGTCAAGCACCTCAACGGCGTCAGCACGGTCATCGCCAATGCCTACCGGGACCACTCGGCCAAGAACTCCTACGAGTTCATGGTGAATGGGAAGGACTCCCCACACCGCACCCCGGAACAGATGGCGGCCTACTCCACCAAGGCCTCCAATGCCAACGCCCTCTGGGGGCACCCTTCCGTGAAGTCCGCCGACAACACGGACACGGGCATGGACTTCATCCGCAACCTCTCGCAGGAGAACATCAAGCGGCTGGAGAATGAGATCAAGGCCTCCGGCCCCTTGAAGCCCCACGAGAAGGAAATCCTCCACAGCTTCATGACGTGTGACTTCGTCATGTCGCACAGCACGACCCCTGAGGGGCGGGAGGCCATCGAGAACTCCGGCAAGGTGCTGTCCAAGGTCCGCATCGAGAACCTCGCCACGAACCCGGCGGAGGTCCACAACAACACGCCCAAGTCGGACGAGCAGCTGCTGCGCAACAACGACTTCGTGTTCTTCCGGTTCGAGGCGGGCAGCGCCTCCGATTCCAAGACGCGCTACGGCTCGGAGACCTTGCGTTACAACGCCAATGACACACAGCTGTTCCAGCGCGGTTGGATTACGATGGAGGACCAGCTCACGCCCAAGGTCCTGGAGGCGCTCAAGCGGGATGACGGGCAGCCGGTGCGCAAGGGCGGCTTCGTGCAGGACCCCAAGAACGAGGTCTTCGCCGCGAGCGCTTCGGCGACCACGACGGGCGCGCCGTCCACGAACAAGGTCGTGCGCGAGTACCAGCTCTCCAAGAAGAAGAGCATGGACGGCGATGACATGTTCAAGCTGAAGATGGACCACCACACGCACCATCAGGTCTTCTACGGACCCGATATCCGCCAGGGCGTGGGGCTGTCCGTGGTCGC from Myxococcus stipitatus carries:
- a CDS encoding M48 family metallopeptidase, with translation MRSTSKTPGVLRGYVLPALWLFALPVFGLWFAGHAQHRFDARVREAIIPEVLKDKRLSPDEREDALAFFNTVSASKACLSENEALANFRENLGEACSDVTQFSWMYRLSLGLVVLGVVSALIALLCGVAAFVSRGFQYGSFVVGWNLLRVASAFQVAGQGGLAAWLSFWVTALWFQRYSPKLIILVGVAAAIAVGVVVIAIFKRPSMDFAVEAEVLEESAAPELWATVRRLCAQLETPPPDHILVGIDANFFVTESDITAGGRTLSGRTLFVSVSLLRLLEKGEAEAVLAHEMGHLLGGDTGHGKRLAPMLAHFSDYLGALYEGGMTRPVFYFMVAYRGLFELSLGKSRRASELAADRLAAEVTSGEELARSLVKVGAYANFRERVEADLFGRNEQQESVAIARRVAHGFAAYAQSGAVQDDLQGAVTPHPFDSHPPLAARLENVGVKLGPDDMVQALLEPVSSSWAQAILEADAIEARLWGAYESRFSEAHDLALAYRYRPANDAEQQHVEKHFPPMEFAAKEEGHEVRLDFAGVNCAQWEEPVRFEQVKAATTAERLFKKYLDLQLEGEGMFKGKRSICLSKLEDGDALVGAFGHYLGRHRTMQEYQSKSDEAA
- a CDS encoding PKD domain-containing protein, whose amino-acid sequence is MVSGCDAPPSAEEAQVYDSVVSPLVAQRIIITPAMVQPDGVRPTLGAYQNLYDEQTLIGDPRGPWTYRPATTWGNVAYNENQYPMGFVIDLGQLYDVTQVGVFDTYDNPPRKGYVYFSVGAPGAWTSLPALLTNKWEQWPLVDVKLRTRYLHFARNIDGASNELVVYGTPSDGTPANAPPTVSAGADQTVVLPVSSAQLTGTASDSDGQVVSLKWVNLNGPPGSTLTGGTTLSATASGLVEGLYEFELQVTDDDGVTVASRTKVKVEPSPATRGRVQWREKTATQSVYGHFLYLPPGYDEGSNWPIVFFLHGQGQQGNGDNELQKLSEQALPNYIVNEGKDYPFVIVAPQTTGFWSEYEAGHELNWFIDRMLPTLKVNPKRVYLTGLSMGGAGTFNYAGLFPRKLAAAIPICTGGWGSSAPMAQAMVDGELPLWASHARNDSTIGYRATANWFDLLGQAMGGTGSVLDTYTSPAKPQTAFFRPALGKWQWIDGQTATDTNGLPPAKPMMFTLFDSGDHYIWGSVYKDPKVFAWMLAQQRP
- a CDS encoding PKD domain-containing protein codes for the protein MRWGAAALVLVASGCEGPVEVGQESEVSSVAAPLLAQRIIITPAMVQPDGVRPTLGAYQNLFDEQSLVGDPKGPLTFKPATTWGNVAYNESQYPMGFVIDLGQLYDVTEVGVFDTFETGKVFIGVGAPGAWTSVEEVSTNLWEKWNFKTIGKRTRYIHFARDMKGASNEIVIYGSPVGNAPNVPPTVSAGADQTVLLPTTSAVLAGAAVDSDGTLVSRQWTQVSGPNTATLTGATTLSATASGLVVGLYEFELTVTDDDGATASSRTKVTVQSAAGGRGTTQEIYKVSTTPGQYGYVLYLPPGYEAGSNWPVVFFLHGGGEGGSGLSGDLHKVRNHGPQRFIDQDGKDYPFVLVSPQTSGGWSEYEAVHNLDPFIMHILATLKVNPKRVYLTGLSMGGSGTFNYATLFPEKLAAAVSVCNGGYNSNLPAAQVMVRENLHLWAVHAADDIPAKPSATIGWFDKLGQAMGGTGGVMDTYSNNPSRVQTAHFRPDLGRWQWVDGQVATDANGLPPPKPMLFTYLPSGGHEIWNAFYSDPKVFTWMLAQQRP
- a CDS encoding DUF1036 domain-containing protein, with amino-acid sequence MTTRKLMMAVGAVAGLGFAMPAHAWVQFCNGTSATIYTAYSWYQPSCASSDGSVWAKRGWWSLTPGQCKIVYGSAIPNRYSYYYAEGGGRTWSGPYYTCTPYAAFNLCDNSCFNPSRNLGYRQLDTASYTNYTLTLRP
- a CDS encoding peptide-N4-asparagine amidase — its product is MSLLPRAFVAVALALCATAPALASEPPPEFGTDWDDPRTALPVVERPGSASCTVKIVDEKFDDFTPYTSTFTPPADCPGPWNKVVLRMEGKVRGVQYDRLGHMEVGGVTLFKTSTPEPSRDGITWSVEKDVTAYSPVLSQTQPVWMLIGNVVNDTYTGVLDVQVYLTFYPAQGRWIPPASTPSDVLPLTNPRREGSALVGEVTVPANTSRLVAEVYATGSGGGCEEFWYLTAPASVPYSCPADAGPYREVQIEVDGKVAGIAMPFPHVYTGGWANPFLWYVLPAPRAFDVRPIRYELTPFVGLLTDGKPHQVRVRVLGVPEGRPGWDLPTNILAWRDARSARVTGGLIQHQLGTLTNDSAYSLVEGWHQVDTQGAHQLRVTGYVKTSRGWELTSVEQKVSNSSMHRWLGDMENPDELVATWKDTSTISVAGRGVFPEVSHSDKRFVLDGRIDVSDANRLTTTLTMNDAEEALSFQGLHTLAHHEMSDLYTGEAGYNLGVPRPQRNAVGTSTHRYRLTGHPAGCYDRSISTRNGFVTEDVQHCGTAAVSPEPR